The window gtaaatttgtgatttttatgcataatttgattttgggttttgatcaatttagttagttagttagtatatattttttggtgatTACTAGAATGTTGGTCTGGTTGTGCTtgtcttttgggttttttattttctattaaggGAAAGTGTACTACATGAATATAAGCACACTTTCAGCTTTGTTTAGTTTACTATGCCCAGGTTTAAGCCAATCCCTTAGGTTGATTACTAGAATGTTGGTCTGGTTGTGCTTGTCTTTagggttatttatttttgtaattattaggTAAAATGAGTTTAGGGGAGATGAGAATTAGCAATTAGCAATTACCACTGCTGCTTTCTGAGTAGACTGCAAAATTAGTGATAGAGCAGACAGGGCCTTTTACTGACTATAATTGGTAATGGGGTTTAATAGGTGCAAACTCTAACAACATttgtaagaaaaagaaaaccttatggaCAAGTCAAACAGTTATAATGCAAGTAACAAAACGTCACAAACTTACAGGGAATAACTGTAGAACAACCCATGTGAAGAAGAGAGGACCTAAATAAGAAGCAAAATCCACGTTGGGATCCTGGTTTTTTTCTGGGTGCATGCCTTTGACAAACTCAAATAACATTTGTGTCCCAGGCCCTCACTGAGAACGAAGGTAGGCATTGGATGCCTGTCAACAAGCATTACGACATTTCAGCAACTAGGATAGTTTGTCATTTGATGCaaacattaaaatatatattaatgacaCAAAAAAATGTTCATGTACTTTGTTGGGACTCTTAGTTGTTGGCTAATTCCATGACAAATTGCAGTGTAAATTTTCATGTATCCCAGTGGGGTTTAATTTGTATTGGGTTTATGAGGTGAAGTGCTGCAAAATTTCACTTGTATGAAGTTGGTATTGTTAGGCAAAAAGAGATATAAAAACAGAATTTGAAAATCAGTTGAACTTGAACCCGAGAGTTCGCCTCTCTCTTGCACTTGCAGAGTTTTATATGAACCTAAgacaattttgttatttttttctctgCTATTCTAATCCTTACCCTGACTATTTAAGATAACATTTCCTATGAATTTCTACACCCAATTCCCATCTGAAGAGCTAGAGAGAACCCATAAACCCTAGAGCTTAAACCCTTATCAATCCCTCTACCTTGTCCCTCTCTAATTATCCAATTTCATGAGAGGAGACTAAAACCATCACACCCATTACAACCTTTAGAGTTTTGATGTTGATTTGAGCTTGGGAATCATTGGAGTGAGGCCAGATTTGCCAAGAAGACTTGGAGATTGCAATTGGAGGCTCAAATGTGAATCCAAAGTCTTGTGAGAAGAAAGGATTCAAGGAATGGGTTGCTAGCAGGAGTCGGAGGCTTGAGTACATAGTTACAACTCAGCTTGGAGTGTTTTATAAGTAACATGTACTGCAACTGTTCTCATTAATGGGGACTGTTTGGTGCTGTGACACCCTAGAGAGGTTTTTCCACCCGATTCTCTAACTTTCCTCTTCGTAAACACTTCAATGGTCTTGTGGGTgattgattttctttgtttgggtttgtttttatgttttccATGCATGCTTATGTTAGTTGGCTAATCAATTAAACATTTGGGCGTAATTGCAATAGTTAGCTTAAATTTGACTAAGCCATAAAATTCAAGTCTAAATTGTTTGAATTGGATTAGTGCAATACACAATCTTAATTCTCAAGGAAACCTTGTTTCTGATGGGAGTGCCATACTAATCATGAAAAGTAGAATTCCAAAACTAAGAAATAGAACAATCATGAGAATCATGATAATAGCATTTTATATCATTTTGTAGCCAAATCAGGGGGTATGATGTCCCTAATATGACATGACCAACTAAAACACTGAAAGAAGCTCATAAGTCAATTAAATGGTTCAGTGAAAATTGTAATTGTGCATTTTTCACAAATATGTATAGGACATGCCTCTCCTTTAGATAgtagttaattattattttaacacgtttttatgttatttataatttattttagtagTGTAGAGATAAGTTTCAATTGTAGAAACACATGCTTTGATACTATGttaatttatcaaaagaaatgTTAATTTGTTAAATGAATCAATTGTAGAAACACATGCTTTGATAActaacttttctaaaataatttagtaAATCAGTGAAGGCTGTATTAGATGAATAATGTTGCCATTTTTAgacaaatttgtttataattaaaaataaataaataagactgTCTTGCTGTTGTTTCCAAATGCCAGATATGGACCCACATGGAGCAGGACCCGCTATACAGACTTTGTTGACGAGGTAGGATGAGCATCGTTCAAGTTTGCTTTGGGATGCTCATTTGGAAGGTGAGGTATGCACTTGTTCAATATATGTAGTCGAAAGATTTTTGGAATTTAACTTTGAAGCGTAATTATTATGTGGTaatgtaattattattaatactaCGCTGCTCTATTTGCAGGAAGTGCCAGGTGTATTGACTTGTCGTCACCTAGACAAAGGTCTGCTTGAAGGAGGGGTAGATGGGTTAGATCCACGAATTGTCGCTTATATCACTGATGTGGGGTTAGATGGGCTGCTTCGGGTCCCACATATGGACATTGACCACGCATTGATCACAGCATTGGTGGAGAGATGGCGGCCGGAGACGCACTCATTTCACTTGCTCCACGGTGAGATGACCATCACACTACAAGATATGGAGGTTATAATGGGGGTACCTATATATGGCTTGCCGTTGGTGGAATCTATACCCTCGATGGGCAGTTGGCGTGACGTCTGCCGTAGATTGCTAGGGCGTATACTGCCAGATAGAGAAGTTGGCCGTAAAAAGAACACTGGAGTGTTGGAAGGGGCGAGCATAAAAGCCAAATGGCTTGAGGATCAGTTTAGCAACCCTCTCCCGGTTGACGCCCCTGAGGCGCTTGTGCAGAAGTATGCTCGTTTTTACATATTGGAGTTGTTAGGTGGTACGCTATTTATGGATAAGTCTGGAGAACGGATCTCAATTAGGTATTTGCAATATTTCGATCCAATCAGCAACGGAAAGAAGTATAGTTGGGGTAGTGCAGCACTAAGTTGGCTCTATAGACACCTCTGTAAGGCATCAGAGAAGACAGCCAAGCAAATTGGAGGTGCACTACTATTGGTGCAGTTGTGGGCGTGGGCGAGGTTTCCCCACATATGTCCTGTGATGAGGCATCCACACCAGGCACTGCCTCCAGGTCCACTTGCTGTTAGGTATGTAGCATCTTAGATAGTTACCGTTTTACATTTCCTCATTAACTTTGTTTGCATGGGAATTATGTAAGTAACTAATATGAAGGTTGTGTCTATGTTGTTTGCTAGATGGAAAGGGGCTAAGATAACAACTGAACATTCAATGCACGTCCTACGTGCCTATCGTGTGTCGCTTACTTCGCTACGGCCAAATCAGGTATCGTGTCTTACAAGTGGGAACCGCTTTGACATGTAGTTTTTATACTTACAATTTACTTTGGAGtgaataaacattttaaatttcaaagttaCATGTATTGTTCACATTCGTTATacattttttctaattatattgttaataTAGTTGTTTGCATCTGTTGAATCATTGCAGATTGTGTGGGAGCCGTACAGAAATTATTTGGGTTCTCTACCCGCATATTGTACGGCAGGCCAACACATATGGAGGTCTATTGTGCCGCTCATACATTTTTGGGTGGTTGAAGGCCATCATCCCGAATGTGTTCTCCGACAGTTTGGGATGAAGCAAGGCATACCAAAAGATGTTGATACTTCAATTGAACTGCACAAGATCACCCTCCAGGGCAAGCATACTGAAGATTGGGCCCAAGTACATGCCCCGCATATTGCTAAATGGGCTGCGCACGCCAAAATTGCCGATGCACCAGCCTTCACGGGGAGATGAGCTACAATGACGAGAATATGGTTTGGTTTCGTCCCCGCACTGTTCGCCATATTACAAAAGAGACTTCGTACTGGGACACTTTGGTAAATTTACAAAGACTGTTTCGTTATAAATGTACCTTGCTTCGCATAGTTTAGTTAAACCTACTAACATTACTCTTGTATATTTGTGACAGGTTGAATCGCAGTTGAGCATTATAACAAAGTGCGAACCAGGGTCTGCGATCTACACCGACTGTATTAATGCTTTGCAAGCTGTTGAAGAGATCGGTCGGTTATCCTTGGACCATGCACGTGACGTGGGCAACACAAGTGAACCAGCTGTACGGCGTGGTCAGCAAGCAGGTGGACGTCAAGGGCGTGGAGGCCATCAATCTAGCCAACGTCATACATCTAGTCGGCCTCCCACATCTGGTCAGCGTCACACACCCGTGCCCACATCTAGTCGACGTCCCACATCTGCTTAGCGTCACACACCCGTGCCCACATCTAGTCGACGTCCCACATCTGCTCAGCGTCCTACATCTGGTTCGCGTCACACACCCGTGCCCACATCTAGTCAGTGTCACACACCCGTGCCCACATCTACTCGGCGCCACACACCCGTGCATGACCACACCATGGAGGAAGCAAGTCAGACAACAAATGAGATGTGGGACGACACTGCTTATGACGTAGGCTCCATGGCACACGATGATGCGGGTCCATCCCATACGTTTGCCCATGGAGACACATCTGGGTCCCCATCCATGAGGAGCGATGGTACTTGCCCACCCACATCCCCTAGTACATCTCCGTTGCCCATCACCCGTACGTCTCCCCCACTGACTGCCGGCCCTGCCCCCACAGTTGTAGATGGTAGAGATGAGATGAGGTTCATGCCCACTCCTGGGCGACCCACCCCTGTTGCTGTCCCCCCTGAGTTTGTGCATACCGAGTTTATCTAGACACAAATACCCACCCCCCCCAGTAGAGCCTTCGCACATCGAGGATCGGCCACGAAGGCCGCAACGCACACAGACACATCCTCCTGACTGTGGGACTGGACATGGTACTATAGTTTGATTCGATATCGATTACATATACATCGCTTCATAGTTAAATCATTTGCATATTAATATTTGCTTGTGTTGTGTTCTTGTTGTGTTCTTTTTAGGCAAGGTGAGACCAGTCAAGGAACCGGTGAGGAGAAGAAAACGAGAATGATTAAAAGGTAGAATTTGTGCTACTTTGGGTTTGTAATGGTATAGGATCTTTTTGTCATGTATAGGATcttcttgtatatattttttgtagcACATATATTTTGGCAATGATAATCAATTTATATGTGATAATCAATTTATATGATGAGCCACTATTATGCAATCCACATGGATTACAAGATATAGACTGGAATGTTATAGGCATTCTTATATAGATGATTTCATGGTAGTGGTTGATAAGCATTGTGCATGCTTTAGTAAGATTTTTTGTATGGTCCTTCcccatttaatttaatgaacttTATTCAACAGTTTCATCGCATACTCTATGAAATCCTTTTATAGTTACTAATAAACTTGAATCTTATCTTTGTAATTGTTCTTAAACAATTTACTTGGCACATATATTGTTGATTTACTGATGATTGTAAACTTTGGAAGCAGGTGTTTGGTTTAGTTTTCGCCGTTAAAAATGGGAGGAGGATTTAGAGTGTTGCATCTGGTCAGACCGTTTCTCTCATTTTTGCCAGAAGTTCAGAGTGCTGACAAGAAAATTCCCTTCAGAGAGAAGGTCATTTACACTGTCATTTCGCTTTTCATCTTTCTCGTTTGCAGTCAGCTTCCTCTTTATGGCATACACTCAACAACGGGTGCCGATCCATTCTATTGGATGCGTGTTATTCTTGCATCAAACCGTGGGACTGTGATGGAGCTTGGAATTACACCTATTGTGACTTCTGGGCTAGTGATGCAACTCTTGGCTGGGTCCAAGATCATTGAAGTGGACAACAGTATCCGCGAGGATCGTGCCCTCTTGtaagttttgagaaatttttgtgAGATAATTACACGAAAACCCCCAAAGTTTGACCTTGCTATTTAAACCTTAAATTGAGATTGCACCAATTCCTACCTTATGCtattaaatttttgcaatttggaCCATTAGTATGTCtcattaaactaaaaataaaggaaattcaTGTAATCTGTGTTTACAACCTATTTAGACTTCAAGTTTGCTTCATATGAATATTTGATAGTATTCTACGACCAAAATAGGTAttaaaacaacttaaaaaacCTTAATAAGGAGACACATTCTAAAGAAGAAACCATTTTCTTGTGAATGGTTTTGTGGCACTAAAATACTTTCGCCTTTCGGTGTTTATGTTTCAGATTTTTTAGTGTCCTGATAAGTTTCAAGGCTAGTTCACTTGAGTTTccattactttttgttaataGTGACTCACTGAGGAGGCAAAGTGAAACAATTTAGAAAGTTTAgggttgtaattttttttttttaattcagtaTTTACTTAGAATCCAGCCCTAAACTATGAGGGACCCCCCTTCTCCCCCCTTCCcgctttctctctttctctctcattgtAAGCAGTTTTTTCTGCACAAAGTTGTAGCAGTTGATGAAAACTTTGCTCTAAGAGCTTTATGTTTCCCTATTTTTTGAGGATTACTATATTAAGTTTAAATTGGAACCCTTAACCAATCCACTATACTTATATAGTTTCAATGTACCTGAAACAGTTGTAAAAATTTAGTTGCTTGATTGTCAATTTAAAGCCTGAGGGGGCCAATTAAAACTTGGGTTAACTTACAAGAGGCCTATAATGTTTCTTTATGCCAATTACGACTTCAACATGTTAGTATCCACCATTAATGGGCATGTCTTAAAGTCTAATGATGTGCCCTagcaaacaaaaattattgcaGATTAGGGCTGTTTCTGTCCAgtctttgtttaatttttggatttactGGAAGATCAGTGACATCAGTCAAAATGCTTGTGGTCTTTTGTTTCCTTGATTCTTTTGGGATCTATGTCTTCTTAGTTAAAGAAATAATGGATCTTTGCTCTTCTCAAGGAAAATGAGATTTATATTCAAATTTAGATGCTGTCTCCACCAAGAAATTAATGTTGCAAATTTCAACTCTTGGTGGATTCTGTATTTGAAATGTAAATGTACGTACATAAAATTATAAGCTGCACATCCTTGCtttgttactttttaaaaatcaacTATCCTTCAATTGTGATTTTGATATGTGGCTTCTAGTGTAATGAATCCTGCTTTCTTTGGCACGTGTTTTTGCAGAAATGGGGCACAAAAGTTGTTAGGCATCCTGATTGCTGTTGGTGAAGCAGTTGCCTATGTCCTATCTGGGATGTATGGCAGTGTTGGTCAACTCGGTGTGGGCAATGCTATTCTTATAATTATTCAACTTTGCTTTGCCGGAATTATTGTGATATGCCTAGATGAACTTCTCTAGAAGGGATACGGTCTGGGGTCTGGGATCTCTCTCTTCATAGCGACCAACATCTGGTAGGCTACAAATGTGATTTTCATCATGGTGTTTAGAATGGTATGATCTACGGTGTTTTAATCCTCAATTTTCGGTTGATGTGCAGTGAAAACATTCTTTGGAAAGCCTTTAGCCCCACAACCATTAACAGTGGCCGGGGGGCTGAATTTGAAGGTGCTGTTATTGCTTTGTTCCATCTACTGATCACTAGGAGTGACAAAGTTCGTGCTCTTCGAGAAGCTTTTTACCGGCAAAACCTGCCAAATGTTACTAATTTGCTTGCTACGGTCTTGATCTTCCTTATTGTCATCTACTTCCAAGGTTTCCGTGTAGTTCTGCCAGTCAGATCAAAGAACGCTCGTGGACAACAGGGCTCATATCCAATTAAGCTTTTCTACACCTCCAACATGCCTATCATTCTCCAATCTGCCCTTGTGTCAAATCTCTATTTCATCTCCCAGGTACTAAAGCTAATTATGCAGTGGTGAATATCAAACACCGTGCTTTACATTGTAATTGAAAtgacaccattttttttttaataaaaaaaaaaatccatccaGTTGCTATACAGGAAGTACAGTGGAAATTTCATCGTAAATCTGTTGGGAAAGTGGAAGGAATCTGAATATTCAGGTGGCCAGTATATTCCAGTTGGTGGTCTTGCTTACTATGTCACTGCACCAGCAAGGTGATGCAGTATTTTCCTTTATCATATATTATCGTATTATCATATTAAAGTGCAAAAGCGTGTGCCACCAGGAGTAGCTAGTCATTGTGTTTTTGTCGATTGCTCTGATGCCTTGTTTTTTCCTGTGTGGATGTTATCATTATGCAGTTTGGCAGATATGGCAGCCAATCCATTCCATGCTCTATTCTATTTGGTGTTTATGCTTTCAGCTTGTGCCCTATTCTCTAAAACCTGGATTGAAGTATCTGGGTCTTCTGCTCGAGATGTTGCTAAACAGCTCAAGGTATTCCAAGATGAAACTTACGTCACACttcaaaaaaacacacatttatttttactttttcccATTTGAAGAGCAATCTCTTTGATCAATAATATAGATTGCTAGTGCTATTGACCAGTAATGACACCTCGTGTTAGCTTGTGAATGCACTTGTTTTactctatttatttttcaatctagTCTACTCATTATGAAACTTATTTTTTGGCTGTAGGAGCATGGATTATTGTGATGGAGTTATATCCTGGCTTCTCTCTATATCGTGGGTTATATGAGTTTTCACAAGCTTCCTTCACTGGAAACTCTTTGGGGACTCATGGGATGCAGTGGGGAGATTTGAGTAATAGCGTGAATGGGATGAAGGAAAGTCTGATCATCATGGTTGTTGAATGGTTGGTGGTGATTTTTGTTGCATATTACATAGATGAAGTTGTGTCATCAGGAAGTGGCAATTATAAGCGTAAATTATAAGC of the Quercus robur chromosome 10, dhQueRobu3.1, whole genome shotgun sequence genome contains:
- the LOC126703623 gene encoding serine/threonine-protein phosphatase 7 long form homolog isoform X1, coding for MSIVQVCFGMLIWKEVPGVLTCRHLDKGLLEGGVDGLDPRIVAYITDVGLDGLLRVPHMDIDHALITALVERWRPETHSFHLLHGEMTITLQDMEVIMGVPIYGLPLVESIPSMGSWRDVCRRLLGRILPDREVGRKKNTGVLEGASIKAKWLEDQFSNPLPVDAPEALVQKYARFYILELLGGTLFMDKSGERISIRYLQYFDPISNGKKYSWGSAALSWLYRHLCKASEKTAKQIGGALLLVQLWAWARFPHICPVMRHPHQALPPGPLAVRWKGAKITTEHSMHVLRAYRVSLTSLRPNQIVWEPYRNYLGSLPAYCTAGQHIWRSIVPLIHFWVVEGHHPECVLRQFGMKQGIPKDVDTSIELHKITLQGKHTEDWAQVHAPHIAKWAAHAKIADAPAFTGR
- the LOC126703623 gene encoding serine/threonine-protein phosphatase 7 long form homolog isoform X2, with the translated sequence MDIDHALITALVERWRPETHSFHLLHGEMTITLQDMEVIMGVPIYGLPLVESIPSMGSWRDVCRRLLGRILPDREVGRKKNTGVLEGASIKAKWLEDQFSNPLPVDAPEALVQKYARFYILELLGGTLFMDKSGERISIRYLQYFDPISNGKKYSWGSAALSWLYRHLCKASEKTAKQIGGALLLVQLWAWARFPHICPVMRHPHQALPPGPLAVRWKGAKITTEHSMHVLRAYRVSLTSLRPNQIVWEPYRNYLGSLPAYCTAGQHIWRSIVPLIHFWVVEGHHPECVLRQFGMKQGIPKDVDTSIELHKITLQGKHTEDWAQVHAPHIAKWAAHAKIADAPAFTGR